A region from the Arcanobacterium buesumense genome encodes:
- a CDS encoding dynamin family protein, whose protein sequence is MGNIRVDATKYYGMGCNGKVTANSFSRKNLADLVRRTVSALREATLPLEMPGSFNLEGSRRQLLTQLESRILPHIEARDVPAVIVFGGSSGAGKSTLVNSIVRADVSPASVLRPTTRTPMVVMHPDDAEAMSDHALLEMGKDVQISSAIQGVVLVDAPDLDSVDDTNRELSARLLDAADLWVFVTTAARYGDALAWNTLQNAHERGITCAVVLDRVSERALSTVRSDLARRMGDLGLADAPLFIIPDQGAHEGLLSESVVAELRSWLEMIAATKMGDSLVDRTTRATLPALREQLLQLADALEVQEHALQDLKDKAIESAHGPLEKLCTNISHGRFGQGAPTASWLSFASTGGVLAGLVSKSRPSIFDRKRKARDNAVTASFDILYTAIKVALTQALVTAQAQADEAWKKDVVNTAQLREQVRQRLDIDAIVTATAQEWKKDLAHIAHKVPAHPWLSHSGVASLLGCAAGGISGANSVARSSGLEARVDEAQEALVARVNEALDALTGIYIAVASEIKITDSTDLRLRASEYLAHS, encoded by the coding sequence ATGGGAAATATACGTGTTGATGCTACAAAATACTACGGAATGGGTTGTAATGGAAAGGTGACTGCCAACTCGTTTTCTCGTAAGAACCTTGCTGACCTTGTGCGCCGAACAGTAAGCGCACTTCGGGAGGCGACTTTGCCATTAGAAATGCCAGGTTCGTTTAATTTAGAAGGTTCGCGCCGTCAGCTATTAACACAGCTCGAATCTAGAATCTTGCCGCATATTGAAGCCCGTGATGTGCCGGCAGTTATCGTTTTTGGTGGTTCATCGGGTGCCGGAAAATCAACGTTGGTAAATTCGATTGTGCGAGCTGATGTGTCACCTGCATCAGTTTTGCGACCAACTACACGTACACCAATGGTTGTTATGCATCCTGATGATGCTGAAGCAATGAGTGATCACGCTTTGCTTGAGATGGGCAAGGACGTCCAGATTTCTTCCGCAATTCAGGGAGTCGTGCTTGTTGATGCGCCAGACCTCGATTCAGTGGACGATACTAACCGGGAACTGTCAGCGCGGCTGCTTGACGCGGCTGACCTGTGGGTCTTTGTGACAACGGCCGCTCGTTATGGGGATGCGTTAGCATGGAACACTTTGCAAAATGCTCATGAGCGTGGAATTACGTGTGCTGTTGTTCTCGATCGTGTGTCTGAGCGTGCTTTAAGTACAGTTCGCAGTGATTTAGCTCGTCGGATGGGGGATTTAGGCCTTGCCGATGCGCCGTTGTTTATCATTCCAGATCAGGGTGCCCATGAAGGTTTATTGTCAGAATCAGTTGTGGCAGAACTGCGTTCATGGTTAGAGATGATAGCTGCAACAAAAATGGGAGATTCGCTCGTCGATCGGACAACGCGCGCAACCCTGCCCGCATTACGTGAGCAATTATTACAACTGGCTGATGCATTAGAAGTCCAAGAACATGCTTTGCAAGATTTGAAGGACAAAGCCATTGAAAGTGCTCATGGGCCGCTAGAAAAGTTGTGTACAAATATTTCTCATGGGCGATTCGGCCAAGGGGCGCCAACGGCCTCGTGGCTTTCGTTCGCGTCGACTGGTGGCGTGTTGGCTGGTCTAGTGTCAAAGTCTAGACCATCGATATTTGATCGGAAACGAAAAGCTCGGGATAATGCGGTCACGGCAAGTTTTGACATTCTTTATACGGCGATCAAAGTAGCGTTGACGCAAGCGCTTGTCACTGCGCAAGCCCAAGCCGATGAGGCATGGAAGAAAGATGTGGTCAATACGGCACAGCTGCGTGAGCAAGTACGTCAGCGTCTTGATATTGATGCTATTGTGACAGCTACTGCCCAGGAATGGAAGAAAGATCTAGCGCATATTGCGCATAAGGTTCCAGCGCATCCGTGGTTATCGCATTCGGGTGTGGCATCTTTATTAGGCTGTGCTGCCGGCGGTATTTCCGGTGCTAATTCAGTGGCGCGGTCAAGCGGTTTAGAGGCTCGTGTAGACGAGGCCCAAGAAGCCTTAGTAGCTCGTGTTAATGAAGCGCTAGATGCCTTGACTGGTATCTATATTGCTGTTGCCAGCGAGATCAAAATTACTGATAGTACCGATTTACGATTACGTGCAAGCGAGTATCTGGCTCATTCGTAA
- the malQ gene encoding 4-alpha-glucanotransferase, whose product MPDQLLDLDKLHRLADAYNVATEFWAFNGEHEFVDQETLIAVLAAMGVDARTNETINAALIAKEEAPWRQILPPCVVTRNDHEYIVQVHVPHGWDVSLSVICEDGTERSVRQGEDFTPPRTIEGHEIGQASFIIDPGLPLGYHTLLAKVSHADTEKIAEDRTTLIVTPGRLDKGSLAFKRSWGMMAQLYSTRSAQSWGVGDADDLLEMASLFGSMGADYLLVNPLHAAEPIEPLSPSPYLPVTRRFFNPMYIRPENIREVAYLSGPERSLITWAAENVKKDSVKNTHIDRDAAWKAKREALEVIFKAGRSQSRDREFAQYRHNEGQGLEDFALWCALTEVYQGQPFPEELHDVHSRAVAKARASLQERIDFWAWLQWIMDQQLADAQRAAKAAGMTFGVAHDLAVGVHPQGSDTWTIPEAFAKGIGVGAPPDMYNQQGQNWSQPPWRPDALERMDYAPFRDMARTVLRHAGALRVDHVMGLFRLWWIPEGSAASRGTYVRFNHDAMVGVLLLEAHRAGAVVIGEDLGNVEPWVREYLRDRGIWGTSIFWFEKDEQGNPLRAEDYRYDAMVSVDTHDLPPAAGYLAEEHVDLRARLGLLVDPEEEVRAQAQHERETVYARLREYGLIGEDPSEREVIEALHVYLTKTPSPLLCISLVDAVGERRAQNQPGTDQEYANWKIPLADGTEKVVLVEELAQHPRLLSLLESFTQAFNS is encoded by the coding sequence ATGCCAGATCAGCTACTTGATCTTGATAAACTTCATCGGTTAGCAGATGCCTATAATGTGGCAACCGAATTCTGGGCTTTCAATGGGGAACATGAATTTGTTGACCAAGAAACTCTTATCGCTGTACTTGCTGCGATGGGGGTGGATGCGCGCACAAATGAAACGATCAATGCTGCCCTTATTGCAAAAGAAGAAGCTCCGTGGCGCCAGATCCTTCCACCGTGTGTAGTTACCCGCAATGATCATGAATATATTGTGCAGGTCCATGTTCCACACGGCTGGGATGTTTCCCTGAGTGTTATCTGCGAAGACGGAACTGAACGTAGCGTTCGGCAAGGGGAAGATTTTACTCCGCCGCGAACGATTGAAGGCCACGAAATTGGGCAAGCTAGCTTTATTATTGATCCAGGTTTGCCGCTTGGATATCACACATTGCTTGCCAAGGTTAGTCATGCAGACACCGAGAAGATAGCGGAAGATCGCACAACGCTGATTGTTACCCCAGGACGGTTAGACAAGGGCTCACTTGCGTTCAAACGTTCTTGGGGAATGATGGCTCAGTTGTATTCAACTCGTTCCGCACAATCATGGGGCGTCGGCGATGCTGACGATTTACTCGAGATGGCATCACTTTTTGGTTCTATGGGGGCTGATTACTTACTTGTTAATCCGCTTCATGCTGCCGAGCCAATTGAGCCGCTTTCGCCGTCGCCTTATCTGCCAGTTACTCGACGGTTCTTCAATCCCATGTATATTCGTCCGGAGAATATTCGCGAAGTAGCCTATCTTTCCGGCCCAGAGCGTTCTCTTATTACCTGGGCAGCCGAAAATGTGAAGAAGGATTCGGTTAAGAATACTCATATTGATCGTGATGCAGCATGGAAAGCAAAGCGTGAGGCTCTTGAAGTGATTTTCAAGGCCGGACGTTCCCAGTCCCGCGATCGTGAGTTTGCGCAATACCGTCATAATGAAGGTCAGGGCCTAGAAGATTTTGCTTTGTGGTGTGCTCTAACTGAGGTTTATCAAGGTCAACCTTTCCCAGAAGAATTGCATGATGTTCATAGTCGAGCTGTGGCAAAGGCTCGCGCTTCGCTACAAGAGCGCATTGATTTTTGGGCATGGTTACAGTGGATTATGGATCAGCAGTTAGCTGATGCACAGCGTGCTGCTAAAGCTGCTGGAATGACATTTGGAGTGGCTCACGATCTTGCAGTGGGTGTTCATCCACAGGGGTCTGACACGTGGACTATTCCAGAGGCATTTGCGAAGGGCATTGGTGTTGGTGCTCCACCGGATATGTATAATCAGCAAGGCCAGAATTGGTCTCAGCCACCGTGGCGTCCAGATGCCCTAGAACGGATGGACTATGCGCCGTTTCGTGACATGGCTCGTACTGTGTTGCGTCATGCGGGTGCTTTGCGAGTTGATCACGTTATGGGGCTGTTCCGTTTGTGGTGGATTCCGGAAGGGTCAGCGGCCAGTCGTGGTACGTATGTGCGTTTTAACCATGACGCTATGGTCGGTGTGCTACTCCTCGAAGCTCATCGAGCCGGAGCTGTGGTTATTGGTGAGGATTTAGGCAATGTGGAACCGTGGGTGCGTGAGTACTTGCGTGACCGTGGTATTTGGGGCACTTCAATTTTCTGGTTTGAAAAAGATGAACAGGGTAACCCCTTACGTGCGGAAGATTACCGGTACGATGCGATGGTGTCAGTTGATACGCATGACTTGCCACCTGCTGCTGGTTATCTCGCCGAAGAACATGTGGATTTGCGTGCCCGATTGGGGCTACTTGTTGATCCGGAAGAAGAAGTGCGCGCACAGGCTCAGCATGAACGTGAGACGGTATATGCTCGACTGCGTGAGTATGGTTTGATTGGTGAAGATCCGTCAGAGCGTGAAGTTATTGAAGCTCTGCATGTCTATTTGACGAAGACGCCGTCGCCTTTGCTCTGCATTTCGCTTGTCGACGCAGTAGGAGAACGTCGCGCTCAAAACCAGCCGGGTACTGATCAAGAATACGCAAACTGGAAGATTCCGTTGGCAGATGGTACCGAGAAGGTAGTATTAGTAGAAGAATTAGCACAGCATCCACGACTTCTATCGCTGTTGGAGTCTTTTACGCAAGCTTTTAATAGTTAG
- a CDS encoding acyl-CoA thioesterase, which yields MTAFLPVPQSTEEPLASILRTLRLRVREPGSYTGTNLSQINGRVYGGQVFGQAVMSAWATVMDTYPHRDIHSITAAFIRPGDQHEPINFDVEEVNDSRSFSTRRVHASQHGKTILSCRASFQEQQPGVEHSSSMPWAPHPHSLESSVEFFANFDHPASKHMHTTSAIDMRHVDGPIWVKPAIKRDGHTLIWFKSRNPMPAGTTQLLHRAMLAFATDQFMLEPVMRRHGMFWLSPDISLATLDHAIWWHRDVDMADWVLAELDSPSAQGGRGLSIAKFFQNGVHIATMAQEGMTRTRNIT from the coding sequence ATGACGGCATTTCTGCCAGTTCCACAATCTACTGAAGAACCACTCGCCTCCATCTTGCGAACATTACGTCTTCGCGTGCGGGAACCAGGAAGTTACACCGGCACAAATCTCTCCCAAATAAATGGTCGGGTCTATGGCGGACAAGTTTTCGGGCAAGCCGTTATGTCTGCTTGGGCCACGGTGATGGACACTTATCCGCATCGCGATATTCATTCCATTACAGCAGCTTTTATACGTCCCGGAGATCAACACGAACCGATTAATTTTGATGTTGAAGAAGTTAATGATTCGCGCTCATTTTCCACCCGACGCGTACACGCATCGCAACATGGTAAAACAATCCTTTCCTGCCGTGCCTCTTTTCAAGAACAACAACCCGGAGTGGAGCACTCTTCTTCCATGCCATGGGCGCCTCATCCCCACAGTTTAGAATCTTCAGTGGAATTTTTTGCAAATTTTGATCATCCTGCTTCAAAGCATATGCACACAACGAGTGCGATTGATATGCGCCACGTAGATGGCCCGATTTGGGTTAAGCCGGCTATAAAGCGAGATGGCCATACGTTGATTTGGTTTAAGTCCCGTAATCCTATGCCAGCCGGAACTACTCAACTCCTGCATCGAGCTATGCTGGCATTTGCCACAGATCAATTCATGTTAGAGCCTGTGATGCGCAGGCACGGAATGTTTTGGCTGAGCCCAGATATTTCTCTTGCTACCCTCGATCACGCTATTTGGTGGCATCGAGATGTTGATATGGCCGACTGGGTATTAGCTGAACTTGACTCTCCATCAGCACAAGGTGGCCGAGGACTTTCTATTGCTAAGTTCTTCCAAAATGGCGTTCATATCGCAACGATGGCTCAAGAAGGTATGACTCGTACCCGTAACATCACGTAG
- a CDS encoding PTS transporter subunit EIIB — MRKMNAGGFPPAFATVGKVFVELVAQDFVLGLGGQKNILEVTPAYTRIRVKVASLGPVDEEILRAGGAYGVVRQKCYVQLIVGPGADQLAQEVSELVGA; from the coding sequence ATGCGTAAGATGAATGCGGGCGGTTTTCCGCCCGCATTCGCGACTGTAGGGAAGGTATTCGTGGAACTCGTTGCGCAGGATTTCGTTTTAGGTCTTGGTGGCCAAAAGAATATTCTTGAGGTTACGCCTGCCTATACTCGGATTCGTGTGAAAGTTGCGAGTTTAGGGCCGGTGGACGAAGAAATCTTGCGGGCTGGTGGTGCCTATGGTGTGGTTCGGCAAAAATGCTATGTGCAGTTAATTGTTGGGCCAGGCGCCGACCAGCTCGCTCAAGAAGTGAGCGAGCTGGTCGGCGCCTAG
- a CDS encoding GTP-binding protein, giving the protein MEDQQVIRVEGAHAIADRLERLQDAVAAGGQYFDPYVSARAQDDLRRTQERMSLGTDITVAALVGGTGSGKSSLFNAITGLNFADSGDIRPMTERATACTYGTDASALLDYLAVDHDRRIEYDSELTVGHEEFDRLVLIDLPDHDSVAVEHSVEVERLLPMVDILIWVLDPQKYADQVLHTSYLEKLTERAEVMVVALNQIDTVQQSQRQVLLDDVRKLLASDGLHDLPIVMTSALTGEGVGELAGHIRTAISRPSVAATTAAAELDAIGRRLRFNVGSGEADVQGSQRTDMIDRISRASGVGAAAESVRNAGRSLFSTAYVQPEKLGHSMSVAVRDSWMGFVRRGLPDIWQDAVVADVASAERLRHAVGNALKAVALPRLNRGFAWALSVCAAVVLVVGIVLGAVGLPFSSVGGRLGTVGVGYVIAIILWVVAKTWLRRRAGALAQQYEDQARLAVGEVFDETMVAGPAKVLDKHKTTRISLETFI; this is encoded by the coding sequence ATGGAAGATCAGCAGGTAATCCGTGTTGAAGGTGCTCATGCAATTGCAGATCGTTTAGAGCGGTTGCAAGATGCAGTTGCGGCTGGGGGACAATATTTCGATCCTTATGTTTCTGCTCGTGCCCAAGATGATCTTCGTCGTACCCAAGAGCGGATGAGCCTAGGTACTGATATTACTGTTGCAGCGTTAGTTGGTGGTACTGGCTCTGGTAAGTCATCGCTTTTTAACGCGATAACAGGGCTTAATTTTGCTGATTCTGGAGATATTCGGCCGATGACCGAGCGGGCAACAGCATGTACCTATGGTACGGATGCGTCAGCCTTGCTTGATTATCTAGCTGTCGATCATGATCGCCGGATTGAATACGACTCAGAATTAACAGTTGGACACGAAGAATTTGACCGGCTTGTGTTGATTGATTTACCAGATCATGATTCAGTGGCGGTGGAGCATTCGGTTGAGGTTGAGCGACTTTTGCCGATGGTCGATATTCTCATTTGGGTGTTAGATCCACAAAAATACGCTGATCAGGTGTTGCACACTTCGTATTTAGAGAAGCTGACTGAACGAGCTGAAGTGATGGTGGTTGCGCTTAATCAGATTGATACCGTTCAGCAATCCCAGCGACAAGTATTACTCGATGACGTTCGTAAACTCCTTGCCAGCGATGGTTTGCATGATCTTCCCATCGTGATGACATCGGCGCTTACGGGGGAAGGCGTGGGTGAATTGGCGGGCCATATTCGTACTGCTATAAGCCGTCCTTCTGTGGCTGCGACGACGGCGGCTGCCGAACTTGACGCTATTGGCCGCCGGTTGCGTTTTAATGTTGGTTCTGGCGAAGCTGATGTTCAGGGATCTCAGCGTACCGATATGATTGACCGTATTTCTCGGGCTAGTGGTGTTGGTGCGGCAGCAGAGTCAGTCCGAAATGCTGGCCGGTCCTTGTTTTCAACTGCTTATGTTCAGCCGGAAAAGTTGGGGCACTCGATGTCGGTGGCGGTGCGAGATAGTTGGATGGGATTTGTTCGACGCGGCTTGCCTGATATTTGGCAGGACGCGGTAGTAGCTGATGTTGCTAGTGCGGAACGGTTGCGGCATGCAGTGGGGAATGCGTTGAAGGCTGTTGCGTTACCACGATTGAACCGTGGTTTTGCTTGGGCGCTGAGTGTGTGTGCTGCAGTTGTTCTGGTTGTTGGCATCGTTTTGGGTGCGGTTGGTTTGCCGTTTTCTTCTGTTGGCGGTCGGTTAGGTACCGTTGGCGTGGGATATGTTATTGCCATTATTTTATGGGTTGTGGCAAAAACGTGGTTACGCCGACGGGCTGGCGCGCTTGCTCAGCAGTACGAAGACCAAGCGCGTTTAGCAGTTGGTGAAGTCTTTGATGAGACGATGGTAGCGGGACCAGCGAAAGTGCTTGATAAGCATAAAACTACTCGTATTTCTCTGGAAACCTTCATTTAA
- the ettA gene encoding energy-dependent translational throttle protein EttA — MAEFIYNMVRARKKIGDKLILDDVTMSFYPGAKIGMVGPNGAGKSTILKIMAGLDEPSNGEARLSPGYSVGILLQEPPLNEEKTVLENVQEGVGDLIAKVHRFNEIGMEMADPDADFDALMDEMGKLQTEIDAANGWDIDAQLEQAMDALQCPPGDTPVNVLSGGERRRVALCKLLLEAPDLLLLDEPTNHLDAESVLWLEQHLAKYPGAVIAVTHDRYFLDHVAQWIAEVDRGHLYPYEGNYSTYLEKKQERLQVQGKKDAKLKKRLAEELEWVRSSAKGRQAKSKARLARYEEMAAEADRTRKLDFEEIQIPPGPRLGNVVLEATNIKKGFGDRVLIDNLSFTLPRNGIVGIIGPNGVGKTTLFKTIVGLEPLDEGNLKIGETVKLSYVDQNRGGIDPEKTLWEVVSDGLDYIQVGNVEMPSRAYVSAFGFKGADQQKKAGVLSGGERNRLNLALTLKQGGNLILLDEPTNDLDVETLGSLENALLDFAGCSVVITHDRWFLDRVATHILAYEGTEENPSNWYWFEGNFESYEKNKIERLGEDAARPGSSAYRKLTRG, encoded by the coding sequence GTGGCTGAGTTTATTTACAATATGGTTCGTGCTCGAAAGAAGATCGGGGACAAACTTATTCTTGACGATGTGACAATGTCGTTCTACCCAGGGGCTAAGATCGGTATGGTCGGCCCTAATGGTGCCGGAAAGTCAACAATTTTGAAGATTATGGCTGGCCTTGATGAGCCATCGAATGGCGAGGCTCGGTTGAGCCCAGGATATTCGGTTGGTATTTTGCTTCAAGAGCCACCGTTGAACGAAGAAAAGACAGTACTAGAAAACGTTCAAGAAGGTGTTGGCGATCTTATCGCTAAAGTGCATCGCTTTAACGAAATTGGTATGGAAATGGCTGATCCAGATGCCGATTTCGATGCTCTGATGGATGAGATGGGCAAGTTACAGACTGAAATTGATGCCGCTAATGGTTGGGATATTGATGCTCAACTAGAGCAGGCGATGGATGCGCTGCAGTGTCCTCCGGGGGACACTCCAGTTAATGTTCTCTCTGGTGGTGAACGTCGCCGAGTGGCATTATGTAAGTTGCTTTTAGAAGCTCCTGATCTTCTCCTACTTGACGAGCCCACAAACCATTTGGATGCGGAATCCGTCTTATGGCTCGAGCAGCATTTGGCCAAGTATCCAGGTGCCGTTATTGCCGTCACCCACGATCGCTATTTCCTCGATCATGTCGCGCAGTGGATCGCAGAAGTTGATCGTGGCCATCTGTATCCTTATGAGGGTAACTACTCTACTTATTTGGAGAAGAAGCAAGAGCGTTTGCAGGTTCAAGGGAAGAAAGATGCCAAGCTCAAGAAGCGTTTGGCCGAAGAACTTGAATGGGTACGTAGCTCGGCTAAGGGACGGCAAGCTAAGTCAAAGGCTCGTTTGGCACGTTACGAGGAAATGGCTGCTGAAGCAGATCGAACTCGTAAGCTCGATTTCGAAGAGATTCAGATTCCACCAGGGCCACGTCTTGGTAACGTGGTATTGGAAGCAACCAATATCAAGAAGGGGTTTGGTGATCGTGTATTGATTGATAACCTTTCCTTCACGTTGCCGCGCAACGGTATTGTCGGAATCATTGGACCAAACGGTGTAGGTAAGACGACGCTATTTAAGACTATCGTCGGTCTCGAACCGCTCGATGAAGGAAATCTGAAGATCGGTGAAACAGTTAAACTGAGCTATGTTGATCAGAACCGCGGTGGAATTGACCCAGAAAAAACTTTGTGGGAAGTCGTATCTGATGGTTTGGACTATATCCAAGTAGGTAACGTAGAGATGCCTTCACGCGCTTATGTATCAGCTTTCGGGTTTAAGGGTGCAGATCAGCAAAAGAAGGCAGGTGTGCTTTCTGGAGGTGAACGCAACCGACTCAATCTCGCGTTAACCCTCAAGCAGGGTGGTAATTTGATTCTTCTCGACGAACCAACTAACGATCTCGACGTCGAAACATTAGGTTCGTTGGAAAATGCCTTACTTGATTTTGCTGGATGTTCGGTGGTTATTACCCACGATCGTTGGTTCTTGGACCGGGTTGCTACCCACATTTTGGCTTACGAAGGAACTGAAGAGAATCCATCAAATTGGTACTGGTTCGAAGGAAACTTTGAGTCTTATGAGAAGAACAAGATCGAGCGGCTAGGTGAAGATGCAGCTCGACCAGGTTCATCTGCCTACCGTAAACTCACTCGGGGATAA
- a CDS encoding single-stranded DNA-binding protein, translating into MMSNETFVTIRGYVGSTPTVFNNSANRDTGETLTTKTTVIRVGVTPRYYSRAKREFKDGNTAWYTVRTYGSLADNVAQSVEKGTPVLVRGRLTARAYEDKNKVMRTEQVILADSLGIELTYGSASFTKKSAMPLETIPGEPQYGSGPVEDVIDEQFSTSREPEPEEDPAGVLTNVLT; encoded by the coding sequence ATGATGTCTAATGAAACATTTGTAACTATTCGGGGATACGTTGGCAGTACTCCAACGGTTTTTAATAACTCAGCTAACCGTGATACGGGTGAAACTCTGACGACGAAAACAACCGTCATCCGGGTTGGTGTTACGCCACGGTATTATTCGAGGGCGAAGCGAGAGTTCAAAGATGGTAATACTGCTTGGTACACCGTTCGAACATATGGATCTTTGGCAGATAATGTGGCACAAAGTGTAGAAAAAGGGACTCCCGTTCTTGTGCGTGGCCGATTAACTGCGCGTGCCTATGAAGATAAAAATAAGGTTATGCGCACCGAGCAAGTGATACTTGCTGATAGTTTGGGAATTGAATTAACTTACGGAAGTGCCAGCTTTACTAAAAAGTCAGCTATGCCTTTAGAGACGATCCCGGGAGAACCTCAGTATGGATCTGGGCCAGTAGAAGATGTCATTGATGAGCAATTCTCCACGTCGCGTGAGCCTGAGCCTGAAGAAGATCCTGCTGGCGTACTCACTAATGTTTTAACGTGA
- a CDS encoding dicarboxylate/amino acid:cation symporter, protein MEPPIIKRLLSNLLVWIVIAIICGAILGKVLPEVAIIPFATFNDIFGKFLGFVVPLIIVGLVTPAIADLGKSGGRWVILTVALGYISTITAGLSTWGLATVFFPSLLANQKVPDLAEPENAVASLMDAGFTLPPVFGVLTALILAFLVGFGAVAANANKIIELFSEFRRIINLIIRRSIVPLLPLHVFGIFLNMSKSGQFETVIVAMAKVILFAFVLTIAMLLLQYTIAGIIARHNPLRSLWNMRDAYATALGTASSAATIPVTLRSTLKNGVSEDIAGFVVPLCATIHLAGSTIKITAFALALQYMLGITASPGAIISFIFMLGIIMIAAPGVPGGAITAAQSVVQGTLGFTDPMYGIMVALYVAVDSFGTATNVTGDGAIAMIVNRFAAKRIHR, encoded by the coding sequence ATGGAGCCTCCTATTATCAAGAGGTTGCTCAGCAACCTCTTAGTATGGATTGTTATTGCAATAATCTGCGGCGCAATCTTAGGTAAAGTACTACCTGAAGTAGCCATTATTCCGTTTGCAACCTTCAACGACATCTTTGGAAAATTCCTCGGATTCGTCGTCCCACTAATTATTGTTGGTCTTGTTACGCCAGCTATTGCTGACTTGGGGAAGTCTGGTGGCCGCTGGGTCATTCTGACAGTCGCTCTGGGCTACATATCAACAATTACTGCCGGGTTAAGCACCTGGGGCCTAGCTACTGTCTTTTTCCCTAGCTTGCTGGCAAATCAAAAAGTGCCAGATTTAGCCGAGCCAGAAAATGCCGTTGCTTCCCTGATGGACGCCGGTTTCACTCTGCCACCAGTATTCGGTGTCTTAACCGCACTGATTCTAGCCTTCCTCGTCGGCTTTGGCGCCGTTGCCGCAAATGCCAATAAAATTATTGAGCTATTTAGCGAATTTCGTAGGATCATCAACCTCATTATCCGCCGGTCAATCGTCCCACTTCTGCCATTGCACGTATTCGGCATCTTCTTAAACATGTCCAAATCCGGCCAGTTCGAAACCGTTATTGTGGCAATGGCAAAAGTTATTTTATTTGCTTTCGTCTTAACAATTGCAATGCTTCTCTTGCAATACACAATTGCCGGAATTATTGCTAGGCACAATCCGCTCCGCTCGTTGTGGAATATGCGAGATGCTTACGCAACTGCATTAGGAACTGCTTCATCTGCCGCCACTATCCCAGTCACCCTACGTTCAACCTTAAAAAATGGCGTATCAGAAGATATAGCAGGATTTGTTGTCCCCCTATGTGCAACGATTCATCTTGCCGGATCAACTATTAAAATCACTGCTTTCGCACTCGCATTGCAATACATGCTCGGTATTACTGCCTCGCCAGGAGCAATTATTAGCTTCATCTTTATGCTTGGCATCATCATGATCGCAGCTCCTGGCGTACCTGGTGGCGCAATTACCGCTGCACAATCAGTAGTTCAAGGAACACTTGGATTTACTGATCCTATGTATGGCATCATGGTTGCCCTCTACGTAGCTGTTGATTCTTTTGGAACTGCAACGAACGTGACCGGTGACGGTGCCATCGCAATGATTGTCAATCGTTTTGCAGCAAAACGAATTCATCGTTAA